Genomic window (Lycium barbarum isolate Lr01 chromosome 2, ASM1917538v2, whole genome shotgun sequence):
ACCTAGTAGTGATTAACAAGGGGTTTTGCCACATTTCAATATCCACCATAAGGTTGGCCTCTAAAATGTGATAAAGTCTCTAGGAGATGATGCTTTGCTTTCTCAAAATAGATCAATCCCATGAACCAAAAGTCATGACCATCGATGGTGACAATTTGAATATACCTTTCTGATGGATTTTCTCTCATCACTACTGGGTTGATACTGTCAATGTTTGCCAATGGTATggccacctatatatatatacagaatccGAAAAAACTCAGTTAGCTGAAAGAGCAGCAGTAAGTAGTTTTAACTCACAAGCAGTTGAAGTTGTTAATTAAGTGTTAGCTACAAAAAATATATAGGAATTAGTAACAGACACTTTTGTCGCTAAACAGAAAAAATCTGCTGCTAATCCTGTTTAATGGTGGACTATAAACAAATCATGTTAGCCACGACTATTCAGCGATAAATTTCATAGTTAATTCCCTTTATTTAGTTAATCGCAATTCTAATTATACTCCCCTGTTTGCTTTTCCTTCTCTAATTCATTTTTTCTCACTAATAAGCATCACTTACCGGAAGCGGTGGAGCTAGAAACACATTACCAGTTCGGTTGAACCTAGTAACTTTGATCAAAACCACGTATTTTTTTTAAGGAATCCAttgaatatgtacaaattattaatagACTCAATAACTCATAAGGACAAGAATTTCaaacccataaacttcaaattctggTTCAACCTCCTCTTACGGGCAGTACAAGTTAGTAACATTGTCCAACATAGAAAGTTCAAAGATCCAGCGCCAGGCCTGGTGCAGATTTGTTGGGTAATTGTGGTTGATGTGTAAATATTTTCTGGTGCATTTATAAAGTAATAACATATGTAGTAGTTGACTCATCCCAAAAAACAACATACAATCAGACCTCTCTATAGCAGACCTATCTATATCAGTTatcctctataacaacattttattATGACGGTCAAGTTTTCTTTGAAATCAGTTTTCATATTTTGTTATATTAAATGTTCTCTAGCATATCACTATAGCATCCAAACAAATATCCAGAAACGACGTCGTTATAGAGAAATATGACAGTAATGTAATGAACTGGCATTCGGTGAACCTAGTTCATAGTCTAAAATCGCAAAGTATTACTTACCTTATAGTAGCTCCAAGCCTCCTGTCCAGATGGAGCTCTAAAAGATAAGGGATGATCACTGCAAAAAGCCACCTTGGTTGATGACAAATAAAGAGTTCCAGCAACAGGACCGGTTGCTGTAGAAACGTAACAAGCAAATGTCTTCTTCAGCTGTTCATTTGGATCTGTTGCAAACATCTGCTTGTATAATGGCTCAAATCCTCCTTCGTTTAAAGCCTTGGCTGTCAATTTAAGTTTTCCAAATGCTGCTTCTGATACTGATGACCCAGTTTTCACTACAACATGAACCACAAACTAAATATATCAGCAGTTTGTCCTCTATTTTCTGGTTAAATACATTACGAGTAGTTTTTCCATACTTTCGGCTTTCAATTCTAGTTATTTTTGCACCTTCTAATCAAACTTAACAATATATACGGATCCCCTCCGCCCCTTTTCTCATCCCTTACAATTTAAACTTTTCGAATAGGTGATACGGCAATTTAACTCTGTTCCTTATCAGAGAGGGGCCTGTTTATTGAAAAAGAGAATTTTTTCCCCAACGACAAAGAAACTTATATGAGGGGCATTTTTGGGGACTAACCTCCTTCTCATTATTCAGTAGGGCAATTCCTCGCACAATAATTAAAGAAGCCTCTGAAAAGTGACTAAAACACCAGAACCGGAGACTACAGGGCTAATGATAGAGGAAGAACACTTTCTAGCCAAGTCTCAAGTCTCATTAATTGATCATAACAATCAGAGGCGAAGCTAGGTTTTCAGTTATGAGTTTGACAGTACACAATGACTTTGATCCAAACCCTATATTTGTcttaagaaattcattaaacgtatacaaattattaatttaaaaccTAGTAACTTAAAAGGGATTAAAATTCCGAattccataaacttcaaatcctggtTCCGCCTTTAATAATAATATTGTGTGAATTTCTTGCATCTGTCACTCAAATGAATGCAAAAGTTCTCTTACCAACCAAGCTATCCCAAGCTGATTTGGCTAAACAAAGGACTTGAGATTAGTCACTCTTTATCGAAAAAGAATTTCCTCCCACatgtttcatttaaaaaaaaaaaaaaaaaaagtcaatccCACATTTGAGAAGGATGTTAAAGATAGTAGTAAAAAGTCTTTCTTCCACAATTAATATTTTAGATCACAGATGTAGATCATAGTCTATTGGTCCACTGCAACTTAACATTTGCATAGATACAGTATTTCTATTAACTATTtctaaaatatatactccctccatcccaaaaagattgtcgcTTGATTTGACACAAAAATTAAGAAATTAAAAAAGACTTTTAAACTATGTGATCTAAAATAAGCATTAGATATTTGTATGGTTGTAAATTATTTCTAaagattaaaaaggaaaggaagacaaTTTTTTTAGGACGAAGTGAGTATATAAATATATGACTGTGAACTCAATTATTATTATAAATAAATTTGACGTCGTTAATGAATTCATACACTTTAAATCTTGATTCCACCAGGATTAAGCAAATAGAACTCACAGTTACGCCAGACGTTGCGACTAATAGTCTCAGCTTTGTTACTCCAAGAGTTTAACACATGAGCAGCAGAGTCAAGTGGATTGTTGTTGGTACGCCTGTCAACAGGGGAATACACAAGGTAAGGTTGCTGGTGCTGAAAATCATGTCGCTTGTCCTCATGAGATTTCCATAAGGCAGCTTTCTGATTGTCCGGGTGAGTTCTTGGAACTGCTGGAGGACCCATAATATATGTAACCCATTTTTGCCGATCCATATGATCAACTGATGAAGGAAAAGCAGTTGTAGAGGGTACGTGGTGTTGTGATTCTTGAAAATTAGATTGGCTATTCATAGTTGGGTGATGATCAAATAAAATATATGTAGTGCTATTATGTGTTAAAGATTCTCCTGGGAATCTGCTTTAATTAGTAGAATGAGAAGAATTAACTTTTTAAGTGGAGAAATGGTAGTGGAGTACTCCTTCTCTCCAGGTTTACGTGACACAGTTCAGATTCGAGGGATAAATCTCTTTTGTCTGAATTCGAACACAGAATGTTTGAATAGAAATTACTTAAGAAGTATCGTATAAGTCATAATAATTACTaactccgtctcaatttatgtggcgtAGTTTGACAGAGCATGAAGTTTAAAAATTGAAGAAAGAATATTGAATCTTGTGATTTGAAAAAAGTCAAAGATATTTATTTGTTAATAGATCATCTCGTTAATCATAAAAGGTAAAGGTTAAAGTTAATTTATTGTCAAATAAagaaatatatcattttttttaacaGACTAACaaaaagtgtgtcatataaatcGAAACATAaagaataatattttaatatatgtaaaaggcaaataaaaatcacgataacaaaaaaaaaaaaaaaaaaaaacacatataaCTCTCGAAATTCAAAAGTGTCACGTACGAAAATTAAGATGGTGAGAATGTTTTATTATGTAAAGGAGGAAAAGATGGGAAGATAGGATAAGTATATTCTGCAAATGTCAACGCGTTTTCTTTTGCTTTGCTAGGAAGATTATGCTGCAAATTGAAGCAGCTATAGCTGGAGAACATCAATTGATTGAAAGTGGAGATGCATCCAAAATGAAGCTCTAtcaatataatttttaaaatttagaaTACTTAATTTGTAGTGTTTTTAAACTTATGAATTTATACTTATTATTTATCACAAGTTTACTAATCTTTTATACGTAATTTATCCATGTTAAAAAAATAatccctccgtctcataataagtgcaCCTTGGCTAAAAAAAgtttgtcccataataagtgtcatatTAGAAAATCAAGACAAAAATTAATTAGTTTTTTCCAACTCTACAATTAGATAAAAactgacaagttaaagtaacatctaaataaaaagccacatagtactactacttgtgcatgctctaatcaagaggaaaaaaatatttttttattgtatagaggtaatttagtaaacttcatattatattattagtttcttaatatgcgtgtttttggctaaagtgacacttattatgggacggaaggagtattgAATTTAGATATAGCTGACATTAAACACGTACACGTAGTGCCAAGTACAAGATACATTTAGTTAACATTATTTTTTTGGGCATTAAACACGTACACGTAGTGCCAAGTACAAGATACATTTAGTTAACATTATTTTTTTGGGCATTACTATAAAATGAGGAACTGTCAAATGGTGATCACTGGATTCAAAATTTCAAACTGATTAgtctttgcttttttttttttcctcggTAGTCTATTCGGTTAAGAAATGGCTCATATTTTGGAGGTTTCCTATGTTGACATTTTATACGGTATAtaatatatgttatatgtatacacAAAATTTGCTTGGCTTTCGTGTGGGGTCTTGCCAAATGCCAATTAGCAAGCCATTGTGCCATTTGGTTTGACGTTGATCTCTTGTATCGTAAATACTGAGTGTTTATTATATTCATGCAAAAGCTTAGTGTTTACGCACACTTATTTGACCAATAATATTTATATGAATTGAACATTAGTATGTGAAATACTATAAACTATTAAGAATATAATTTGAATATATATAAAGTGAAATAATAATTTTCTCATAAATTTTTAAGGTCAAAATcctttaataataataatactttgGGGTAATTTCAGAGACATCCCCTCACATTTGTCTTAATCACAGTGATCACCGTTGTGGTTTACAATATTACGTTTACCTctcttattttgatttttttttgtaacaATAATTTTAACCCAGttattattaaataaaaaaaattatagtatGACTAATTTACCCTTTCTGGTTTACTCTTTGTTcaattaattttataaaaatcttTGCTAAAAGAATCAATTTTCATACTTCATTTCTAGTTAATTCGAAAAATTCACTGGTGCTTATCTAAAATTCTAACTTCTATCCACTTATCATATATCAAAATTCCTTCTTCGTAAATTTCAGATACCCAACATATATATTTTCATTCAAAGGAATATCAATGAAAGCAAATTAGGAGATGAGATTTGAAATTGAATTCCCATATGGATATCAACTATGGTCAATCTTCTACTAAAAATACAGAGGGAATTCAAGAACAAAAATGAGCAACAATTTCATAATCTGCCTATATCTCCCTTAGAGACGTGATGCATTTCATTTACCTAAGCTATAAGTTCCCTTGCAACAAAAAATCTATCCTAATCTTCCTTCCCCTTGTTGCAAATCTCATCTCATTTTGTTTGTGTTTAGCATTTATGCATCAAATCAATAGATAAGAAGGGGAAGATTTTGGTTCTAAGCATAATGAAAAGAGAAATCCAACTTATAATCGAATAGATCTTTTTTCAGAAAAAATTGGAATCATCGAATTTGTAAATTTTAATGGAAGATGGAAGAATATTTTATTAAGGGAATTTTATAAAAATGTGTACAAAATTAACTGAAGAAAATGTATACTAGAAAGGGCAAATTAGTCATACTATAATTTTTTCGTATAATAATAAATGGGTTAAAAGTATTGttacaaaaaaatcaaaacaagtgAGGTAAACGTAATATTGTAAACCACAAGGGAAGTCACTGTGATTAAGACAAACGTGAGgggaggtctctgaaattatccCTAATACTTTTTAGGAAATAGTATGTATTTTTCAAAAGGGATAAGACACCATTACCCCCCTGAACTATACCCgaagttgctacgacacaccttacctttcCCTGGGTCCTATGACCCCCTTAAACTTATTTAAAACAGAATAATTACCTCCCTAAACGCtgacgtggcaaggagagtgtgtttcactctctcaaagagagtgagaaacataaaaaacgaaaaaacttaatttttttcttaaaaatttgtattttcttaaaatatgaaaataaatctAGTTCTTcaaatttagttttaaaaaacgggttttccacatttaaaaaaaataattaatatttccaaaattttataaaaattcagttttttcacattttgacaagaaaaatacCTTTTtgggattttatttgaaaaataaaagtgtcctaagaaaatcaaatcatgaaaatcaagattttttaagacattttaaaaagggaaaatacattaaacgccccccccccccccccaacgtatagccggattaattatgacgcacccaacctttgcgggcgacctattaccccccagtcttaatttttctgtattttagtagcatttttggctgacgtggcaaaaaaaaaaaaaaaatctggcgAGTGAAAATGGTCCAAATgcgatattttaattaaaattaatttttaaaaatttatttatattttgtcctctcacccacccacccccaccctccctctctttcttcttctttcttatttttctctttcttcttctttctcctcaactaCCGCCTCCACCGCCaccgcagcagcagcaacaaggcAGCAGCCGCCACCGCTGCTGCCGCCGCCACCGCTGCATTTTCAAATGGCAgtgaaatgaaaaaaagaaaaatcaaaatgCGTTGCTGTGAAATCAAAATGCTACTAAAAAAatcaaatggaaaaaaaaaaatcaaccacCGCCGCCGCCACCGCCGCCACACCGCCGCACCGCCGCCACCGCAGCAGCAGCGACAAGgcggcagcagcagcaacaaggcggcagcagcaacaacaaggcaGCAGCTACtaaaaaaatcaaatgaaaaaaaaattggcaatgaAATCAAAATGGTACTAAAAAtatcaaaatgaaaaaaaggtggcagtgaaatgaaaaaaaaaatcaaatgaaaaaaaagtgGCGGTGACGTGGCAGTGACGTGGCGGTGACATGGCGGAGAGTGTgcactgtgcaactgggcttcaattttttttttgccacgtcaaccaaaaaatgctactaaaatactgaaa
Coding sequences:
- the LOC132626230 gene encoding GEM-like protein 5 codes for the protein MNSQSNFQESQHHVPSTTAFPSSVDHMDRQKWVTYIMGPPAVPRTHPDNQKAALWKSHEDKRHDFQHQQPYLVYSPVDRRTNNNPLDSAAHVLNSWSNKAETISRNVWRNLKTGSSVSEAAFGKLKLTAKALNEGGFEPLYKQMFATDPNEQLKKTFACYVSTATGPVAGTLYLSSTKVAFCSDHPLSFRAPSGQEAWSYYKVAIPLANIDSINPVVMRENPSERYIQIVTIDGHDFWFMGLIYFEKAKHHLLETLSHFRGQPYGGY